A window from Manduca sexta isolate Smith_Timp_Sample1 chromosome 24, JHU_Msex_v1.0, whole genome shotgun sequence encodes these proteins:
- the LOC115440430 gene encoding prolyl 4-hydroxylase subunit alpha-2 isoform X1: MRSLRVFCLTLLLEVCMWTRAELFTAISDVEPLLETHKRIIDDLDFYIQKEQKRLMILKQHLDLYKEEHERAMEDIPNYLGNPINAFTLIKRLTTDLDLIEDSIKIGTEYIKNITINHEDVKYPTLEDLTGAAQALTRLQVTYNLNVRDLSEGMLNGVSYSDRTSMTASDCYELGRALYNEKDYENSLSWMKEALRKYKNENKRYQFTEADILEYIGFSYYLKGDAKTAIEWTKKLLAIDPKHPRAKGNIPHYQKALADQAADLKKKQRGDTGEETQDEERKKKLSAYEKERRTYEALCRGEMVIPQEIAKRLKCWYLTENHPFLKLAPIKVEQSYITPDVFIFHEVLSDSEIEHIKAMAKPRFKRAVVHDPRTGELVPAHYRIGKSAWLRDDEADVIARVSRRVSDMTGLSMDFAEELQVVNYGIGGHYEPHYDFARKKEHAFDKVSGNRIATVLFYMSEVAQGGATVFTELGLSLFPVKRAAAFWLNLHPSGEGDLATRHAACPVLRGSKWVSNKWIHQGGQELLKPCNLEYQEEGIVRKIPRPIPKSSR; the protein is encoded by the exons ATGAGATCGTTACGAGTATTTTGCTTGACTCTACTCCTAGAGGTGTGTATGTGGACGCGCGCTGAACTCTTCACAGCCATATCGGATGTAGAACCGCTTCTAGAAACGCACAAAAGAATTATAGATGACTTAGACTTCTACATCCAGAAAGAACAGAAAAGACTTATGATTTTAAAACA ACACTTAGATCTCTACAAGGAAGAACATGAAAGAGCTATGGAAGATATTCCCAACTATTTGGGAAATCCAATTAATGCTTTCACTCTCATAAAAAGACTGACAACGGATCTGGACTTAATTGAAGATAGCATTAAAATTGGGACCG AATACATCAAGAACATAACAATAAACCACGAGGATGTGAAATATCCCACGCTAGAAGATCTCACTGGTGCTGCGCAGGCGCTCACTAGATTACAAGTCACTTACAATCTGAATGTACGAGATCTTTCTGAAGGAATGTTGAACGGAGTTTCTTATAG cgaccg TACGTCAATGACAGCGAGCGACTGCTACGAGTTAGGCCGAGCACTGTACAACGAGAAAGATTATGAAAACTCCCTGAGTTGGATGAAGGAAGCTCTGCGCAAATATAAGAATGAAAACAAGCGGTATCAATTTACTGAAGCCGACATATTGGAGTACATTGGATTCTCGTACTACTTGAAAG GCGATGCGAAGACAGCAATAGAGTGGACTAAGAAGCTGTTGGCCATCGATCCGAAACATCCTCGCGCTAAAGGCAACATCCCACATTACCAGAAGGCTCTCGCCGACCAAGCGGCGGATCTTAAGAAGAAACAACGCGGC GACACAGGCGAGGAAACACAAGACGAGGAACGGAAAAAGAAATTATCAGCTTATGAGAAAGAGAGACGTACTTATGAAGCGCTTTGTCGAGGTGAAATGGTTATACCGCAGGAAATAGCTAAAag GTTGAAGTGCTGGTACCTCACGGAGAACCATCCGTTTTTAAAACTGGCGCCGATAAAGGTCGAACAGTCATACATTACTCCTGATGTGTTTATATTCCACGAAGTACTGAGCGACAGTGAAATAGAGCACATCAAGGCAATGGCTAAGCCTAGG TTCAAGCGCGCCGTAGTGCACGACCCCAGGACCGGCGAGCTGGTGCCGGCGCACTACCGCATCGGCAAGTCGGCGTGGCTGCGCGACGACGAGGCCGACGTCATCGCGCGCGTGTCGCGCCGCGTCTCCGACATGACCGGCCTCAGCATGGACTTCGCCGAGGAGCTGCAGGTCGTCAACTACGGCATCGGCGGCCACTACGAGCCGCACTACGACTTCGCACGG aagaAGGAACATGCATTCGACAAAGTCAGTGGAAACAGAATAGCCACCGTATTGTTTTAC ATGTCGGAGGTGGCGCAGGGCGGCGCCACGGTGTTCACGGAGCTGGGCCTGAGCCTGTTCCCGGTGAAGCGCGCCGCCGCCTTCTGGCTGAACCTGCACCCGTCGGGCGAGGGCGACCTCGCCACGCGCCACGCCGCCTGCCCCGTGCTGCGCGGCTCCAAGTGGG TTTCCAACAAATGGATTCATCAAGGAGGCCAGGAACTCCTGAAGCCGTGCAATCTGGAATATCAGGAGGAAGGCATCGTCCGCAAAATCCCGCGGCCCATCCCGAAGTCGTCCAGGTAG
- the LOC115440430 gene encoding prolyl 4-hydroxylase subunit alpha-2 isoform X3, with protein sequence MRSLRVFCLTLLLEVCMWTRAELFTAISDVEPLLETHKRIIDDLDFYIQKEQKRLMILKQHLDLYKEEHERAMEDIPNYLGNPINAFTLIKRLTTDLDLIEDSIKIGTEYIKNITINHEDVKYPTLEDLTGAAQALTRLQVTYNLNVRDLSEGMLNGVSYSTSMTASDCYELGRALYNEKDYENSLSWMKEALRKYKNENKRYQFTEADILEYIGFSYYLKGDAKTAIEWTKKLLAIDPKHPRAKGNIPHYQKALADQAADLKKKQRGDTGEETQDEERKKKLSAYEKERRTYEALCRGEMVIPQEIAKRLKCWYLTENHPFLKLAPIKVEQSYITPDVFIFHEVLSDSEIEHIKAMAKPRFKRAVVHDPRTGELVPAHYRIGKSAWLRDDEADVIARVSRRVSDMTGLSMDFAEELQVVNYGIGGHYEPHYDFARKKEHAFDKVSGNRIATVLFYMSEVAQGGATVFTELGLSLFPVKRAAAFWLNLHPSGEGDLATRHAACPVLRGSKWVSNKWIHQGGQELLKPCNLEYQEEGIVRKIPRPIPKSSR encoded by the exons ATGAGATCGTTACGAGTATTTTGCTTGACTCTACTCCTAGAGGTGTGTATGTGGACGCGCGCTGAACTCTTCACAGCCATATCGGATGTAGAACCGCTTCTAGAAACGCACAAAAGAATTATAGATGACTTAGACTTCTACATCCAGAAAGAACAGAAAAGACTTATGATTTTAAAACA ACACTTAGATCTCTACAAGGAAGAACATGAAAGAGCTATGGAAGATATTCCCAACTATTTGGGAAATCCAATTAATGCTTTCACTCTCATAAAAAGACTGACAACGGATCTGGACTTAATTGAAGATAGCATTAAAATTGGGACCG AATACATCAAGAACATAACAATAAACCACGAGGATGTGAAATATCCCACGCTAGAAGATCTCACTGGTGCTGCGCAGGCGCTCACTAGATTACAAGTCACTTACAATCTGAATGTACGAGATCTTTCTGAAGGAATGTTGAACGGAGTTTCTTATAG TACGTCAATGACAGCGAGCGACTGCTACGAGTTAGGCCGAGCACTGTACAACGAGAAAGATTATGAAAACTCCCTGAGTTGGATGAAGGAAGCTCTGCGCAAATATAAGAATGAAAACAAGCGGTATCAATTTACTGAAGCCGACATATTGGAGTACATTGGATTCTCGTACTACTTGAAAG GCGATGCGAAGACAGCAATAGAGTGGACTAAGAAGCTGTTGGCCATCGATCCGAAACATCCTCGCGCTAAAGGCAACATCCCACATTACCAGAAGGCTCTCGCCGACCAAGCGGCGGATCTTAAGAAGAAACAACGCGGC GACACAGGCGAGGAAACACAAGACGAGGAACGGAAAAAGAAATTATCAGCTTATGAGAAAGAGAGACGTACTTATGAAGCGCTTTGTCGAGGTGAAATGGTTATACCGCAGGAAATAGCTAAAag GTTGAAGTGCTGGTACCTCACGGAGAACCATCCGTTTTTAAAACTGGCGCCGATAAAGGTCGAACAGTCATACATTACTCCTGATGTGTTTATATTCCACGAAGTACTGAGCGACAGTGAAATAGAGCACATCAAGGCAATGGCTAAGCCTAGG TTCAAGCGCGCCGTAGTGCACGACCCCAGGACCGGCGAGCTGGTGCCGGCGCACTACCGCATCGGCAAGTCGGCGTGGCTGCGCGACGACGAGGCCGACGTCATCGCGCGCGTGTCGCGCCGCGTCTCCGACATGACCGGCCTCAGCATGGACTTCGCCGAGGAGCTGCAGGTCGTCAACTACGGCATCGGCGGCCACTACGAGCCGCACTACGACTTCGCACGG aagaAGGAACATGCATTCGACAAAGTCAGTGGAAACAGAATAGCCACCGTATTGTTTTAC ATGTCGGAGGTGGCGCAGGGCGGCGCCACGGTGTTCACGGAGCTGGGCCTGAGCCTGTTCCCGGTGAAGCGCGCCGCCGCCTTCTGGCTGAACCTGCACCCGTCGGGCGAGGGCGACCTCGCCACGCGCCACGCCGCCTGCCCCGTGCTGCGCGGCTCCAAGTGGG TTTCCAACAAATGGATTCATCAAGGAGGCCAGGAACTCCTGAAGCCGTGCAATCTGGAATATCAGGAGGAAGGCATCGTCCGCAAAATCCCGCGGCCCATCCCGAAGTCGTCCAGGTAG
- the LOC115440430 gene encoding prolyl 4-hydroxylase subunit alpha-2 isoform X2, whose translation MRSLRVFCLTLLLEVCMWTRAELFTAISDVEPLLETHKRIIDDLDFYIQKEQKRLMILKQHLDLYKEEHERAMEDIPNYLGNPINAFTLIKRLTTDLDLIEDSIKIGTEYIKNITINHEDVKYPTLEDLTGAAQALTRLQVTYNLNVRDLSEGMLNGVSYSDRTSMTASDCYELGRALYNEKDYENSLSWMKEALRKYKNENKRYQFTEADILEYIGFSYYLKGDAKTAIEWTKKLLAIDPKHPRAKGNIPHYQKALADQAADLKKKQRGDTGEETQDEERKKKLSAYEKERRTYEALCRGEMVIPQEIAKRLKCWYLTENHPFLKLAPIKVEQSYITPDVFIFHEVLSDSEIEHIKAMAKPRFKRAVVHDPRTGELVPAHYRIGKSAWLRDDEADVIARVSRRVSDMTGLSMDFAEELQVVNYGIGGHYEPHYDFARKEHAFDKVSGNRIATVLFYMSEVAQGGATVFTELGLSLFPVKRAAAFWLNLHPSGEGDLATRHAACPVLRGSKWVSNKWIHQGGQELLKPCNLEYQEEGIVRKIPRPIPKSSR comes from the exons ATGAGATCGTTACGAGTATTTTGCTTGACTCTACTCCTAGAGGTGTGTATGTGGACGCGCGCTGAACTCTTCACAGCCATATCGGATGTAGAACCGCTTCTAGAAACGCACAAAAGAATTATAGATGACTTAGACTTCTACATCCAGAAAGAACAGAAAAGACTTATGATTTTAAAACA ACACTTAGATCTCTACAAGGAAGAACATGAAAGAGCTATGGAAGATATTCCCAACTATTTGGGAAATCCAATTAATGCTTTCACTCTCATAAAAAGACTGACAACGGATCTGGACTTAATTGAAGATAGCATTAAAATTGGGACCG AATACATCAAGAACATAACAATAAACCACGAGGATGTGAAATATCCCACGCTAGAAGATCTCACTGGTGCTGCGCAGGCGCTCACTAGATTACAAGTCACTTACAATCTGAATGTACGAGATCTTTCTGAAGGAATGTTGAACGGAGTTTCTTATAG cgaccg TACGTCAATGACAGCGAGCGACTGCTACGAGTTAGGCCGAGCACTGTACAACGAGAAAGATTATGAAAACTCCCTGAGTTGGATGAAGGAAGCTCTGCGCAAATATAAGAATGAAAACAAGCGGTATCAATTTACTGAAGCCGACATATTGGAGTACATTGGATTCTCGTACTACTTGAAAG GCGATGCGAAGACAGCAATAGAGTGGACTAAGAAGCTGTTGGCCATCGATCCGAAACATCCTCGCGCTAAAGGCAACATCCCACATTACCAGAAGGCTCTCGCCGACCAAGCGGCGGATCTTAAGAAGAAACAACGCGGC GACACAGGCGAGGAAACACAAGACGAGGAACGGAAAAAGAAATTATCAGCTTATGAGAAAGAGAGACGTACTTATGAAGCGCTTTGTCGAGGTGAAATGGTTATACCGCAGGAAATAGCTAAAag GTTGAAGTGCTGGTACCTCACGGAGAACCATCCGTTTTTAAAACTGGCGCCGATAAAGGTCGAACAGTCATACATTACTCCTGATGTGTTTATATTCCACGAAGTACTGAGCGACAGTGAAATAGAGCACATCAAGGCAATGGCTAAGCCTAGG TTCAAGCGCGCCGTAGTGCACGACCCCAGGACCGGCGAGCTGGTGCCGGCGCACTACCGCATCGGCAAGTCGGCGTGGCTGCGCGACGACGAGGCCGACGTCATCGCGCGCGTGTCGCGCCGCGTCTCCGACATGACCGGCCTCAGCATGGACTTCGCCGAGGAGCTGCAGGTCGTCAACTACGGCATCGGCGGCCACTACGAGCCGCACTACGACTTCGCACGG aAGGAACATGCATTCGACAAAGTCAGTGGAAACAGAATAGCCACCGTATTGTTTTAC ATGTCGGAGGTGGCGCAGGGCGGCGCCACGGTGTTCACGGAGCTGGGCCTGAGCCTGTTCCCGGTGAAGCGCGCCGCCGCCTTCTGGCTGAACCTGCACCCGTCGGGCGAGGGCGACCTCGCCACGCGCCACGCCGCCTGCCCCGTGCTGCGCGGCTCCAAGTGGG TTTCCAACAAATGGATTCATCAAGGAGGCCAGGAACTCCTGAAGCCGTGCAATCTGGAATATCAGGAGGAAGGCATCGTCCGCAAAATCCCGCGGCCCATCCCGAAGTCGTCCAGGTAG